One stretch of Pelmatolapia mariae isolate MD_Pm_ZW linkage group LG3_W, Pm_UMD_F_2, whole genome shotgun sequence DNA includes these proteins:
- the LOC134620509 gene encoding uncharacterized protein LOC134620509: MIIKLAFNQLQKDSLMFSEEEITDDKNTFTGVSVYPKMFSCLFKEEHQCRKDGNKVFSFVHRSVVEFLAALFMVLDSHIKNMEAKSQDCVRRTGNPFSQTRLPEIYINIVDKAVQSLDGHFDLFLHFLLGLSLQTNKPPLQDLLTQTGSNSRTIKLTVDYVRKKVRENPSPERRISLFLCLNELKDGSLVEEIQQFLKSGTVLDDLSPAQWSALAFIILSSQKDLNVFDLKKYSASEKAFLGLLPVVEASNKALLNGCNLSERSFEALCSLLGSKSSSVTELDLSNNKLPDSEVKLISSLLNNPHCKLQTVRLSGCNLSEKSCGYLSSVLSSPSCHLTELDLRHNNLGESGKKLCESSTKTTVRTSNISLKDIISTSVLISSGPPAVYQLRPKKQKFGTLTRMTVGEKNPGKTNKTILLVGETGAGKSTLINALLNYTMGVKWEDGVWFQIIEEEDRSQTESQTSDVIVYEIFGFEDKTLPYSLTIIDTPGYGNTRGIEHDDIISERLLDLFGSDDGVHEVHAAGLVMKASDNRLSDRLMYVFDSVMSLFGKIMEKNTVALITHSDGSRPENAFKALEDAKIKCAKNEKNQPVYFLFNNSQYEDRTEENKFSKHLWELTQENMNQLTDFMGKSNPQKLMKTGEVLNERIRLKACIQNLKERMEFIEMKQTEVAEIREALKIQEAKKIEAEKQIEMAKKRQETLNRDGEEALKLQEIIKKLEEEMKKDEKFTVEVDEAYKVKEDIDGGMWGLVFYEAAVCCTVCEENCHYPGCTMAWKPERCEVMKGGRCTVCTNKCPASNHVKEKWKYVTKTRRVTKTDEQMKKQYEKNVSEREIKARQLKTRTGEVNETKKTAADSSLNKQGMQQKYEKYQKEKEKECTLLENLEKEMKQLTAEKSQFLDESYQHVVRLEQIAPDSASTIVHLDFLIEKMKQKGDTEKVQKLEEMRSRVDEKTKKAAHWYKFTQTASLIK; the protein is encoded by the exons ATGATTATAAAACTGGCTTTTAACCAGCTGCAGAAAGACAGCCTGATGttcagtgaagaagaaataacaGACGACAAAAACACTTTCACTGGAGTCTCTGTGTATCCAAAGATGTTCTCATGCCTCTTTAAAGAGGAACATCAGTGCAGGAAGGATGGGAACAAAGTGTTCAGCTTTGTCCATCGGAGTGTAGTGGAGTTTTTGGCTGCACTTTTTATGGTCCTAGACTCTCACATCAAAAACATGGAGGCTAAATCACAGGATTGTGTGAGGAGAACTGGAAATCCTTTTAGCCAAACACGTCTACCAGAGATCTACATCAACATTGTTGACAAAGCTGTACAGAGTCTGGATGGACACTTTGACTTGTTCCTCCACTTCCTTCTGGgcctttcactgcagaccaacaAACCTCCATTACAAGacctgctgacacagacaggaagtaactCACGGACCATTAAGCTAACAGTAGACTATGTGAGGAAGAAGGTCAGAGAAAATCCATCTCCTGAGAGAAGAATCAGCTTGTTCCTGTGTCTGAATGAGCTGAAAGAtggttctctagtggaggagatccagcagTTCCTGAAATCAGGAACAGTCTTAGATGATctttctcctgctcagtggtcagcccTGGCCTTCATCATACTGTCATCACAAAAAGATCTGAATGtgtttgacttgaagaaatactctgcttcagaaaAGGCTTTTCTAGGGCTGCTACCAGTGGTtgaagcctccaacaaagctct GCTGAATGGCTGTAATCTCTCAGAGAGAAGCTTTGAAGCTCTGTGTTCACTTCTTGGCTCAAAGTCCTCCAGTGTgacagagctggacctgagtaacaacaaGCTGCCGGATTCAGAAGTGAAGCTGATTTCTTCTCTACTGAATAATCCACACTGTAAACTGCAAACTGTCAG actgagtggctgtaaccTGTCAGAGAAAAGCTGTGGTTacctgtcctcagttctcagctcccCATCCTGCCATCTGACAGAGCTCGACCTGAGACACAACAATCTGGGAGAGTCAGGAAAGAAGCTGTGTGAAAGCTCTACAAAGACCACTGTCAG gACAAGTAATATCTCACTGAAAGACATCATCTCCACAAGTGTGCTGATCAGTTCAGGACCTCCTGCTGTCTACCAGCTCAGACCAAAGAAACAGAAGTTTGGAACTCTGACGAGAATGACTGTTGGAGAAAAAAATCCAGGGAAGACAAATAAAACCATCTTACTTGTGGGAGAAACAGGAGCAGGAAAATCTACACTGATCAACGCTCTGCTCAACTACACCATGGGAGTGAAGTGGGAGGATGGAGTCTGGTTTCAGATCATAGAGGAGGAGGACAGAAGTCAGACAGAAAGTCAGACATCAGATGTGATCGTGTACGAGATCTTTGGTTTTGAAGATAAAACTCTGCCCTACTCTCTGACCATCATCGATACTCCTGGTTATGGAAATACCAGAGGGATCGaacatgatgacatcatcagtgaAAGATTATTGGACTTGTTTGGATCAGATGATGGAGTCCATGAAGTTCATGCAGCGGGTTTGGTCATGAAGGCGAGTGATAATCGACTGAGTGACCGACTGATGTACGTCTTTGATTCAGTGATGTCTCTGTTTGGAAAAATCATGGAGAAAAACACTGTAGCTCTGATCACACACTCAGATGGAAGCAGACCTGAAAATGCTTTTAAAGCTCTTGAAGATGCAAAAATTAAATGTGCCAAAAATGAGAAGAATCAGCCAGTTTACTTCCTATTTAATAACTCACAGTATGAAGACCGAACAGAAGAAAATAAGTTTTCAAAACATTTATGGGAACTCACACAGGAAAACATGAATCAATTGACAGACTTCATGGGAAAATCTAATCctcaaaaactaatgaaaacaggtgaagtgtTAAATGAACGAATCAGACTGAAAGCCTGCATCCAAAACCTAAAAGAGAGAATGGAGTTTATTGAAATGAAACAGACAGAAGTTGCTGAGATCAGAGAAGCTCTAAAGATCCAAGAAGCAAAAAAGatagaagcagaaaaacagattGAAATGGCAAAAAAGAGACAAGAAACTCTGAATAGAGATGGAGAAGAAGCTCTAAAACTCcaagaaattataaaaaaacTTGAGGAAGAGATGAAGAAGGATGAGAAGTTCACTGTAGAAGTTGATGAGGCATATAAAGTTAAAGAAGATATTGATGGTGGGATGTGGGGTTTAGTTTTTTATGAAGCAGCTGTCTGCTGTACAGTCTGTGAGGAGAACTGTCACTATCCTGGATGCACAATGGCCTGGAAACCTGAACGCTGTGAGGTCATGAAAGGAGGTCGCTGCACTGTTTGTACCAACAAGTGTCCTGCATCAAATCATGTGAAAGAAAAGTGGAAATATGTGACCAAGACAAGGAGAGTAACAAAGACTGATGAACAAATGAAAAAGCAGTATGAAAAGAATGTGTCAGAACGTGAGATTAAAGCCAGACAGTTAAAAACTCGTACAGGGGAAGtgaatgaaacaaagaaaacagcagctgattCATCACTGAACAAACAAGGAATGCAGCAGAAATATGAAAagtatcaaaaagaaaaagagaaggagTGTACCCTGTTAGAAAATCTCGAAAAGGAAATGAAACAGCTGACAGCAGAGAAGTCCCAGTTCCTGGATGAGTCCTACCAACATGTTGTCAGACTGGAGCAGATCGCTCCTGATTCAGCGTCCACTATTGTCCACTTGGACTTCCTGATTGAGAAGATGAAGCAGAAAGGAGACACAGAAAAGGTCCAGAAACTGGAGGAGATGAGAAGCAGAGTGGatgaaaaaaccaaaaaagcagCACATTGGTACAAGTTTACTCAAACAGCATCACTGATCAAATAA